In a single window of the Campylobacter hyointestinalis subsp. lawsonii genome:
- a CDS encoding tyrosine-type recombinase/integrase encodes MKYKLDCKESFESSFLFWLTRFVKYKLNSLSNKELQDGSALASVNFALTKGVKNIDELDGLAKKARNAGLTGINTYFNPLKKIYEVLKFYELTSLTLIDEELISEVLASTTGNLSDATKKNYRIAVINFFEFIEKQNEEDGKAHLFNIELKNWGGITGNKGQKLPEFMSEDEVKEFLKAIDEADFKQNGNRNKLIIKLIIFTGIRVSEALNLKRKDLSEDGDLFIIRIRGKGNKYRVVMIKRHLIEEHLQNIAINYINQDGYLFVNKKGTKLTQAYISRIVEQILFKAGIRKEKNGAHMLRHTFATMLYKKQKDLVLVQEALGHASLNTSRIYTHFDSDKLKLAAKVAEDLNEL; translated from the coding sequence ATGAAATACAAATTAGATTGTAAAGAGAGTTTTGAAAGCTCATTTTTGTTTTGGCTGACTCGTTTTGTCAAGTATAAGCTAAACTCACTCTCAAACAAAGAACTTCAAGATGGCTCCGCTCTTGCTTCGGTAAATTTTGCACTTACAAAAGGTGTAAAAAACATAGATGAACTTGATGGTCTAGCAAAAAAGGCTAGAAATGCAGGGCTTACTGGTATAAATACTTATTTTAATCCATTAAAAAAGATTTATGAAGTACTTAAATTTTATGAATTAACAAGCCTAACTTTGATAGATGAAGAGCTCATAAGCGAAGTTTTAGCAAGTACTACTGGAAATCTTAGCGACGCTACAAAGAAAAACTACCGTATCGCCGTGATAAATTTTTTTGAGTTTATAGAAAAACAAAATGAAGAAGATGGTAAAGCTCATCTTTTTAATATCGAGCTTAAAAATTGGGGCGGAATCACAGGAAACAAAGGGCAAAAACTGCCTGAGTTTATGAGCGAAGATGAAGTAAAAGAGTTTTTAAAAGCCATAGATGAAGCTGATTTTAAGCAAAATGGAAACAGAAATAAACTTATCATAAAACTTATTATTTTTACAGGAATTCGTGTAAGTGAAGCTCTAAATTTAAAAAGAAAAGATCTTAGTGAAGATGGAGATCTATTTATCATAAGAATACGTGGCAAAGGAAATAAATACCGCGTAGTTATGATAAAAAGGCATCTCATAGAAGAGCATCTTCAAAATATAGCTATAAATTACATAAATCAAGACGGATATCTTTTTGTAAATAAAAAAGGCACCAAACTCACACAAGCTTATATAAGTCGTATAGTCGAGCAGATACTTTTTAAAGCAGGAATCCGCAAAGAAAAAAACGGCGCTCATATGCTTCGCCACACGTTTGCTACTATGCTCTACAAAAAACAAAAAGATCTTGTTTTAGTTCAAGAAGCTCTTGGTCACGCTAGCTTAAATACTTCTAGGATATATACTCACTTTGATAGCGATAAACTCAAGCTTGCTGCTAAAGTAGCCGAAGATCTAAATGAACTCTGA
- a CDS encoding FtsW/RodA/SpoVE family cell cycle protein, translating into MFADTKLFYAISALIAIGIVFSLSLSAFTVLYLDYASYHFFIRQLIVGMLGIFIIWFISRLNPNRIILGNLSTFEVIGFFIFFSSFLLMIIMQFLPASLVPVTGGAKRWIRLGGISLSPVEFFKIGFVFFLAWSFTRKIDNNKKRLKDEFKILFPYFILFGMAVFLIAILQKDLGQVVVLTLVLMILATFAGTSKKFFGTIGVVGIILVVLAIISQPHRIRRFQSWWVTNQDFILSILPSNIAEFMRISDAEEPYQITHSLNAIYHGGFFGVGLGNGTFKLGFLSEVHTDFVLAGIAEEIGFVGILAITYLMIYIIYRIFKVSSRSKNKVYHLFALGIGSIITLAFLMNAYGITSITPIKGIAVPFLSYGGSSVLALCVGIGMVLMISKKADLS; encoded by the coding sequence TTGTTCGCCGATACAAAATTATTTTATGCTATCAGTGCTCTAATCGCAATCGGGATCGTATTTTCGCTTTCTTTATCTGCATTTACGGTTTTATATTTAGATTATGCGAGTTACCACTTTTTTATAAGGCAACTAATAGTTGGAATGTTGGGAATTTTTATCATTTGGTTTATATCAAGACTAAATCCAAATAGAATCATACTTGGAAATTTAAGTACTTTTGAAGTCATAGGGTTTTTTATATTTTTTAGCTCATTTTTGCTTATGATTATTATGCAGTTTTTACCCGCTTCTTTAGTCCCTGTAACAGGTGGAGCAAAGAGATGGATAAGGCTTGGGGGCATATCTTTATCTCCGGTTGAGTTTTTCAAGATAGGCTTTGTATTTTTTCTAGCTTGGAGTTTTACTAGAAAAATAGATAACAATAAAAAACGTCTTAAAGATGAGTTTAAGATACTTTTTCCGTATTTTATACTTTTTGGTATGGCTGTATTTTTGATAGCTATATTACAAAAAGATCTAGGACAAGTCGTCGTTTTAACTCTAGTTTTGATGATACTAGCCACGTTTGCTGGGACTAGCAAAAAGTTTTTTGGAACTATAGGCGTAGTTGGTATCATACTTGTAGTTCTTGCTATCATATCTCAACCTCACAGAATCAGGCGTTTTCAGTCATGGTGGGTGACAAATCAAGACTTTATACTATCTATTTTGCCTAGTAATATTGCTGAGTTTATGCGGATAAGTGACGCTGAAGAGCCTTATCAGATAACCCACTCTTTAAATGCCATATATCATGGTGGTTTTTTTGGTGTTGGACTTGGAAATGGTACGTTTAAACTCGGTTTTTTGAGTGAAGTGCATACAGACTTTGTTTTAGCAGGTATCGCAGAAGAGATAGGCTTTGTGGGAATTTTAGCTATAACTTATCTTATGATTTATATCATTTATAGGATATTTAAAGTTTCATCAAGAAGCAAAAATAAAGTTTATCATCTATTTGCTCTTGGTATTGGCTCTATCATCACACTAGCGTTTTTGATGAACGCTTATGGTATTACTTCTATCACGCCTATAAAAGGTATTGCGGTACCATTTCTGAGCTATGGAGGAAGTTCTGTTTTAGCACTATGCGTTGGTATAGGAATGGTTTTAATGATCAGTAAAAAGGCGGATTTATCATGA
- the murG gene encoding undecaprenyldiphospho-muramoylpentapeptide beta-N-acetylglucosaminyltransferase: MIAITGGGTGGHLAIAKTLAIELQNRGFQIVFIGSSRGQDKMWFENDNTFKFKYFLSSSGVVNKKGISKLASLLNILKLSIKCGQIFKKHNINLVISVGGYSSAPASFAAIFFRKKLFIHEQNAICGRLNQILKPFCAKFFSSYGNNPYDYPVDKKFFAVSRVRNDLKTVIFLGGSGGASFINSLALSLAPRLDQKNINIIHQCGEKDFDSLQKSYENLGIKVELFKFSPNIEHFMSKADICVSRAGASTLWELVANALPSIFIPFPYAAKNHQFFNAKFLQDKKLATICEQKDASSEHILNIILKMDINRISLHLKDMICQNGAKKIIDEILSD; encoded by the coding sequence ATGATAGCGATCACAGGTGGGGGCACGGGCGGTCATCTAGCCATAGCAAAGACTTTGGCTATAGAGCTACAAAATAGGGGTTTTCAAATAGTATTTATAGGCTCATCAAGAGGTCAAGATAAGATGTGGTTTGAAAACGACAATACTTTTAAATTTAAGTACTTTTTATCAAGTAGTGGCGTAGTAAATAAAAAAGGCATAAGCAAGCTAGCTAGCTTACTAAATATACTAAAATTATCGATAAAATGCGGTCAAATTTTTAAAAAACATAATATAAATTTGGTGATTAGTGTTGGTGGATACAGCTCTGCTCCTGCTTCATTTGCGGCTATATTTTTTAGAAAAAAGTTGTTTATACATGAGCAAAATGCTATTTGCGGAAGGCTAAATCAAATTTTAAAGCCTTTTTGTGCAAAATTTTTTAGTTCGTATGGAAATAATCCTTATGATTATCCGGTGGATAAGAAATTTTTTGCTGTTTCTAGGGTAAGAAATGATTTAAAAACGGTAATTTTTTTAGGCGGTTCTGGGGGAGCTAGTTTTATAAATTCACTGGCTTTAAGTTTGGCGCCGAGACTAGATCAAAAAAATATCAACATTATCCATCAATGCGGAGAAAAAGATTTTGATAGTCTGCAAAAATCTTATGAAAATTTAGGTATCAAAGTGGAGCTTTTTAAATTTAGTCCAAATATTGAGCACTTTATGTCTAAAGCAGATATTTGCGTAAGTAGGGCAGGGGCAAGTACTCTTTGGGAATTAGTAGCCAACGCACTTCCTAGCATTTTTATACCCTTTCCATACGCTGCTAAAAATCATCAGTTTTTTAACGCTAAGTTTTTGCAAGATAAAAAGCTAGCTACTATTTGCGAACAAAAAGATGCAAGTAGCGAACATATACTTAATATCATATTAAAAATGGATATAAATCGGATTTCGCTTCACCTTAAAGATATGATTTGTCAAAATGGCGCTAAAAAAATCATAGACGAAATTCTAAGTGATTAA
- a CDS encoding HU family DNA-binding protein, with the protein MTKAEFVGLVASKAGLTKKDTELALDGFLESISEVLTKGDSITFVGFGTFGITERAARTAKVPSTGKEIKVPAKKAVKFKVGKNLKDAVAKVSCGSSKCASKKK; encoded by the coding sequence ATGACAAAAGCAGAATTTGTTGGCTTGGTCGCTTCTAAAGCTGGTCTTACAAAAAAAGATACTGAACTTGCACTTGATGGCTTTTTAGAAAGCATTAGCGAAGTACTAACTAAAGGTGATAGTATAACTTTTGTTGGTTTTGGTACTTTTGGTATCACTGAAAGAGCTGCTAGAACAGCAAAAGTTCCTAGCACAGGCAAAGAGATCAAAGTTCCAGCTAAAAAAGCTGTTAAATTCAAAGTAGGAAAAAACCTTAAAGATGCAGTAGCTAAAGTTAGCTGCGGTAGTTCAAAATGTGCATCTAAAAAGAAATAA
- a CDS encoding S4 domain-containing protein: MRIDKFLNTVNITKRRAISEDMCKSGVVSVNGVVAKPSKEVKVGDKITITFLTRVVNYEVVGIPNLKTVPKSEQEKYAKCI; the protein is encoded by the coding sequence ATGAGAATAGATAAATTTTTAAATACCGTAAATATCACAAAACGAAGAGCTATAAGCGAAGATATGTGCAAAAGTGGCGTCGTATCAGTAAATGGAGTCGTTGCTAAACCTAGCAAAGAGGTAAAAGTAGGGGATAAGATAACCATAACTTTTCTTACTAGAGTTGTAAATTACGAAGTCGTAGGGATACCGAATTTAAAAACCGTACCAAAAAGTGAGCAAGAAAAATATGCAAAGTGTATTTGA
- the tsaE gene encoding tRNA (adenosine(37)-N6)-threonylcarbamoyltransferase complex ATPase subunit type 1 TsaE, which yields MQSVFELGLDELDAIVQKLPKTGVIVLRGDLASGKTTLTKAIVASFGIKADVTSPTFSIMQNYENIYHYDIYQNGFDGLKANGLFENLFEDGLHIVEWGDENLIRLLKKYGIDVCIVDITAKENKRIYEVSFA from the coding sequence ATGCAAAGTGTATTTGAGCTTGGGCTTGATGAGTTAGATGCTATAGTACAAAAGCTTCCTAAGACTGGCGTTATCGTGCTTAGAGGAGACCTTGCAAGCGGTAAAACTACACTTACAAAAGCTATAGTCGCATCTTTTGGTATTAAAGCAGACGTGACTTCGCCTACATTTAGCATAATGCAAAATTATGAAAATATATATCATTACGACATATATCAAAATGGTTTTGATGGTCTAAAAGCAAATGGTTTATTTGAAAATTTATTTGAAGATGGACTTCATATAGTTGAATGGGGTGATGAAAATTTGATACGTTTGCTTAAAAAATATGGTATTGACGTGTGCATAGTAGATATCACGGCTAAAGAAAATAAAAGAATTTACGAGGTGAGCTTTGCATAA
- the lptB gene encoding LPS export ABC transporter ATP-binding protein, producing MHKLEVKNLKKTIKKTKIINNISLNVKSGEVVGLLGPNGAGKTTTFYMICGLISPTSGSIYLDDIDISKTPLHKRARQGIGYLPQESSIFKDLSVEENLTLAAEIFYKDKEEIDRKVGEMLNLLNIEPIRARKGLSLSGGERRRSEIARSLMIMPKFLLLDEPFAGVDPIAVADIQSIIKDLKKLGIGILITDHNVRETLAICDRAYVIKSGSLLASGTSSEVANNKLVRTHYLGEEFKLLD from the coding sequence TTGCATAAACTTGAAGTAAAAAATTTAAAAAAAACTATCAAAAAAACTAAAATTATAAATAATATCTCTCTAAATGTAAAAAGTGGAGAAGTAGTAGGGCTTTTAGGTCCAAATGGCGCTGGTAAAACAACTACATTTTATATGATATGTGGGCTTATTTCACCAACTAGCGGGAGTATTTATCTTGATGATATAGATATTTCAAAAACGCCACTACATAAAAGAGCTAGACAAGGCATAGGATATCTTCCGCAAGAAAGTAGCATATTTAAGGATCTAAGTGTAGAAGAAAATTTGACTTTAGCGGCTGAAATTTTTTATAAAGATAAAGAAGAGATTGATCGCAAAGTCGGCGAAATGCTAAATTTGTTAAATATAGAGCCTATTAGAGCTAGAAAAGGACTTAGTCTTAGTGGCGGAGAAAGAAGACGCTCAGAGATAGCTAGAAGTCTTATGATTATGCCTAAGTTTTTGCTTCTTGATGAGCCTTTTGCAGGAGTTGATCCTATCGCAGTCGCTGATATCCAAAGCATTATAAAAGATCTAAAGAAGCTAGGAATTGGCATACTTATCACAGATCACAATGTTAGGGAGACTTTGGCTATTTGTGATAGAGCGTATGTCATAAAAAGTGGAAGCTTGCTTGCTAGTGGAACTTCTAGTGAGGTCGCAAATAACAAACTTGTCAGAACTCACTATCTTGGCGAAGAGTTTAAACTTTTAGACTAA
- a CDS encoding RNA polymerase factor sigma-54, translating into MKLTQKLTQKVKLNQTLRSWLPILQAPVDELKEALEPFIKDNPFASIEQNKSRFPKNFYNELYKSSPNESLESQALHHESLYEKLYSQINAPLFPTTKSCKIANLIIECINNEGYFEWDDKILKEFSIDEVERIRARFAYLEPTGVGAKDYKESFLFQLEELCDDEKIYALAKTIICDMENIGSYTKDKDYEAALKIIKKFKNPPAIEYLEDEREIIPDIFVYNINGSIEVKINDEYYPDIIIDADGVDEKCDFVSSRIKEAKDLIDALEMRKSTLYKIGLMIIEYQYDYFFGGDIKPMKLKDIADDLGRNPSTISRAIQNKFISSQRGVVPLKSFFAAAASEEISNAALKEFLKNLIKNENRQKPLSDESILNSIEKEFDIKLVRRTITKYRKMLGIASSNERKKIYAINA; encoded by the coding sequence ATGAAACTTACACAAAAGCTCACTCAAAAAGTAAAATTAAACCAAACTCTAAGAAGTTGGCTACCGATACTTCAAGCACCAGTTGATGAGCTAAAAGAGGCTTTGGAGCCGTTTATTAAAGATAATCCATTTGCTAGTATCGAACAAAACAAAAGTAGATTTCCTAAAAACTTTTATAATGAGCTTTATAAAAGTTCGCCAAATGAAAGCTTAGAAAGCCAAGCTTTACATCATGAAAGCTTATATGAAAAGCTTTATTCTCAGATCAATGCTCCACTTTTTCCAACTACGAAGTCTTGCAAAATAGCAAATTTAATCATCGAATGTATAAACAACGAAGGGTATTTTGAGTGGGACGATAAAATTTTAAAAGAATTTAGTATAGACGAAGTAGAGCGTATCAGAGCGAGATTTGCATATCTTGAGCCGACTGGAGTTGGTGCTAAAGACTACAAAGAGAGTTTTTTGTTTCAACTTGAAGAATTGTGTGATGATGAAAAAATTTATGCTTTAGCAAAAACAATCATTTGCGATATGGAAAATATTGGCTCTTATACAAAAGATAAAGATTATGAAGCAGCACTAAAGATCATAAAAAAATTTAAAAATCCGCCTGCTATAGAGTATCTTGAAGATGAAAGAGAGATTATCCCAGATATCTTTGTTTATAACATAAATGGATCTATAGAGGTTAAAATAAATGACGAGTATTATCCAGATATAATTATCGATGCAGATGGCGTAGATGAAAAATGTGATTTTGTATCTTCTAGAATCAAAGAAGCAAAAGACTTGATTGATGCTTTAGAGATGAGAAAATCTACTCTTTATAAGATAGGACTTATGATTATAGAGTATCAGTATGACTATTTTTTTGGTGGCGATATAAAACCTATGAAGCTAAAAGACATCGCAGATGACCTTGGGCGAAATCCTTCAACCATAAGTCGCGCCATACAAAATAAATTTATTAGTTCGCAAAGAGGAGTTGTGCCGCTTAAGAGTTTTTTTGCTGCTGCTGCTAGTGAAGAGATATCAAACGCTGCTTTAAAAGAATTCTTAAAAAATCTTATAAAAAACGAGAATCGCCAAAAACCGCTAAGCGATGAGAGTATTTTAAACTCTATAGAAAAAGAGTTTGATATAAAGCTAGTTAGAAGAACCATAACAAAATATAGAAAAATGCTAGGCATAGCAAGCTCAAATGAGAGAAAAAAAATATATGCTATAAATGCTTAA
- the aroB gene encoding 3-dehydroquinate synthase, translating to MQINIDLKENSYPVFIDELKALNIGGKVAIITNSKVGGLYVKDILNLIKADEIFVVTLPDGEQYKNLSSIEQILEQLFISKLERSSTLIALGGGVISDMTGFVASIYERGIKFINIPTTLLAQVDASVGGKTGINNKFGKNLIGTFYQPRAVYCETKFLKSLPSREFSAGVAEAIKMAVMFDKDLFYFMQNSDLNDDEALKNVIAKCVSLKAAVVAKDEKEGGIRAVLNYGHTFAHVIEMQTNYTGFLHGEAVAIGINMANHLALKLGLISKDELEMVKNLLCKFRLPVTYEIKDEFEFYNAFFLDKKSQNSKIKFILPKGIGDFCMKNDISKEIVLDTLREFK from the coding sequence ATGCAAATCAATATTGATTTAAAAGAAAATAGTTACCCAGTTTTTATAGATGAGCTAAAAGCCCTTAATATCGGCGGTAAAGTTGCAATCATAACAAACTCAAAAGTCGGCGGACTATATGTTAAAGATATTTTAAATTTGATAAAAGCCGATGAAATTTTTGTAGTTACTCTGCCTGATGGCGAACAATACAAAAATCTTTCTAGTATAGAGCAAATTTTAGAGCAGCTTTTCATATCTAAACTTGAGCGAAGTAGCACATTAATAGCTCTTGGTGGCGGAGTTATAAGCGATATGACCGGATTTGTAGCAAGCATTTATGAGCGTGGAATTAAATTTATAAATATACCTACTACGCTTTTAGCTCAAGTAGATGCTAGCGTGGGTGGCAAAACAGGGATAAATAATAAATTTGGTAAAAATCTCATCGGTACATTTTATCAACCGCGCGCTGTTTATTGCGAAACTAAATTCTTAAAATCACTGCCTTCTAGAGAGTTTAGCGCAGGAGTTGCAGAAGCTATAAAGATGGCTGTTATGTTTGATAAAGATCTTTTTTATTTTATGCAAAATAGCGATCTTAATGATGATGAAGCCCTAAAAAATGTCATAGCAAAATGCGTAAGTTTAAAAGCCGCAGTAGTAGCAAAAGATGAAAAAGAGGGCGGTATAAGAGCGGTGTTAAACTACGGTCATACATTTGCCCACGTTATAGAAATGCAGACGAATTATACAGGGTTTTTGCACGGAGAAGCTGTCGCGATCGGTATAAATATGGCAAATCATTTGGCTCTTAAACTTGGGCTTATCTCAAAAGATGAGTTAGAAATGGTAAAAAATTTACTTTGTAAATTTAGACTTCCTGTGACGTATGAGATAAAAGATGAGTTTGAGTTTTACAACGCTTTTTTCTTAGATAAAAAAAGTCAAAATAGCAAGATTAAATTTATACTACCAAAAGGTATCGGGGATTTTTGTATGAAAAACGATATCTCTAAAGAGATAGTTTTAGACACTTTGAGAGAATTTAAATGA
- a CDS encoding mechanosensitive ion channel domain-containing protein has translation MKRLIVLLLFVAFNVFAETNSSQTDKIEEINLKIKDYDAKLKNNIWLIRYSNYNTYQNLLTEITRVRSELELADKKDIQKIDELKTKISSLKEQIEFLKEYEKSPFQSMLVVPDIEEIGKITNPVALIGGFSYIKKLKNEKDDYQNRLFQLENALESFRQKEILFKELYDLNQTSLNSSKLYEVRREINEFQIAKDIATTTFGVYQKKLDEAINRASLEVKDQIKQAFSIVLSIIIVSLLGFLCKIITKKYISDNQKIYTINKFINVLNFTIIIFILLFAYIENVSYMVTILGFASAGLAIAMKDMFMSLLGWSVIIFGGTFHVGDRIRVRYQNSDYVGDIIDISLLRMTIYEDITLTTYRTNRRSGRIVFIPNNYIFTELIANYTHSGMKTVWDGIDIMLSFDSNHKKAMYIIKNITRKYSKGYTDIAKKQMNKLRDQYSIKNPNVEPRIYSFFEPYGINISVWYMTNSYAALALRSTISSEIVEALNLEDDIKIAFPTQTLYFGAKPTDQLRNLPDVSKEILY, from the coding sequence ATGAAACGGCTGATCGTTCTTTTACTCTTTGTGGCTTTTAATGTTTTTGCAGAAACAAATAGTAGCCAAACAGATAAAATAGAAGAGATAAATCTCAAGATAAAAGATTATGATGCTAAACTAAAAAATAATATTTGGCTTATTAGGTATTCAAACTACAACACGTATCAAAATTTGCTAACAGAGATAACAAGAGTAAGATCTGAGCTAGAGCTGGCAGATAAAAAAGATATACAAAAAATAGATGAGCTAAAGACTAAAATCTCTAGTTTAAAAGAGCAGATCGAATTTCTAAAAGAGTATGAAAAATCTCCGTTTCAAAGTATGCTAGTAGTCCCTGATATCGAGGAGATAGGGAAAATAACAAACCCAGTGGCCTTAATAGGCGGTTTTTCATATATAAAAAAGCTAAAAAATGAAAAAGATGACTATCAAAATAGGCTATTTCAGCTAGAAAACGCTTTAGAATCTTTCAGGCAAAAAGAGATTTTGTTTAAAGAGCTTTATGATCTAAATCAAACAAGTCTAAACTCATCAAAATTATATGAAGTACGCAGAGAAATAAATGAGTTTCAAATAGCAAAAGACATAGCTACTACGACATTTGGTGTGTATCAAAAAAAGCTTGATGAAGCCATAAATAGAGCTAGTTTAGAAGTAAAAGATCAGATAAAACAGGCTTTTAGTATAGTTTTGTCTATCATTATAGTGAGTTTGCTTGGATTTTTATGTAAGATTATAACTAAAAAATACATTTCCGATAATCAAAAAATTTATACTATAAATAAATTTATAAATGTTTTAAATTTCACGATTATTATCTTTATTCTACTTTTTGCTTATATAGAAAATGTAAGCTATATGGTAACTATCTTAGGTTTTGCTTCGGCTGGTCTTGCTATTGCTATGAAAGATATGTTTATGAGTTTGCTTGGCTGGAGCGTTATCATTTTTGGCGGTACTTTTCACGTAGGAGATCGCATAAGAGTACGTTATCAAAATAGCGATTATGTAGGCGATATCATCGATATAAGTTTGCTTAGAATGACTATATATGAAGATATCACGCTTACCACCTACCGCACAAATAGACGTAGCGGGCGTATAGTTTTTATACCAAATAACTATATATTTACAGAACTCATTGCAAATTATACTCATAGCGGTATGAAAACTGTGTGGGATGGTATAGATATAATGCTTAGTTTTGATAGTAATCATAAAAAAGCTATGTATATCATCAAAAATATCACTAGAAAATACTCAAAAGGCTATACCGACATAGCCAAAAAGCAGATGAATAAGCTAAGAGATCAGTATAGCATCAAAAATCCAAACGTGGAGCCTAGAATTTATAGCTTTTTTGAGCCTTATGGTATAAATATAAGTGTTTGGTATATGACAAACTCATACGCCGCTTTGGCTCTTAGAAGTACCATAAGCAGTGAGATAGTAGAAGCCCTAAATTTAGAAGACGATATAAAGATAGCTTTCCCTACTCAGACACTTTATTTTGGCGCAAAACCTACTGATCAACTAAGAAATTTACCAGATGTTAGTAAGGAAATATTATATTGA
- the mtaB gene encoding tRNA (N(6)-L-threonylcarbamoyladenosine(37)-C(2))-methylthiotransferase MtaB, translated as MLKVYFKTFGCRTNIYDTELMKSYIKNATITNDENLADIIIVNSCTVTNGADSGVRSYVNGMKKSGKKVILTGCGAVSKGEELFKNSSVFGVLGASHKSKINDFLNLDKPFFELGDLNFIDKNIISNYENHTKAFIKIQEGCDFKCSYCIIPSVRGSSRSIDEKIILKEAMTLADNGYNEIVLTGTNIGSYGHTNNSSLGKLLQKLGMINGIKRIRLGSIEPSQIDDSFKEILHETWLEKHLHIALQHTSQRMLNIMKRRNKAFKDIELFNELSNLGFALGTDFIVGHPGESQELWDEALINFKKFPLTHLHAFIYSPRSGTTSAQMKMDVDGITAKKRLNILKDIVSVNNFEFRKKVKTALEILVEKQEANGLYDGFDQFYNKIKIKSNNDISKEWIKIENYEVKSDVNYAEI; from the coding sequence ATATTGAAAGTATATTTTAAAACCTTTGGTTGCAGGACAAATATCTACGACACCGAGCTTATGAAAAGCTATATTAAAAATGCAACTATCACAAACGACGAAAATCTAGCCGATATCATCATAGTAAATTCATGCACTGTAACTAATGGTGCAGATAGCGGAGTAAGAAGCTATGTAAATGGTATGAAAAAGAGTGGCAAAAAGGTTATTTTGACCGGTTGTGGTGCTGTTAGCAAAGGCGAAGAACTATTTAAAAATAGTTCGGTTTTTGGCGTACTTGGAGCAAGTCATAAATCAAAAATCAATGATTTTTTAAATTTAGATAAACCATTTTTCGAGCTTGGAGATCTGAATTTTATAGATAAAAATATAATTAGCAACTATGAAAATCACACAAAAGCTTTTATAAAAATTCAAGAAGGTTGCGATTTTAAATGTAGTTATTGCATCATACCTTCAGTTAGAGGTTCTAGCAGAAGTATTGATGAGAAGATCATTTTAAAAGAAGCTATGACGCTAGCTGACAATGGCTACAACGAAATAGTCCTAACAGGCACAAATATAGGAAGTTACGGCCATACAAACAACTCTAGTTTAGGAAAACTCTTGCAAAAACTAGGAATGATAAATGGCATAAAAAGAATTCGTCTTGGCAGTATAGAACCAAGTCAGATAGATGATAGTTTTAAAGAAATTTTGCACGAAACTTGGCTAGAAAAACACTTACATATAGCACTTCAGCATACAAGCCAAAGAATGCTTAATATTATGAAAAGACGAAATAAAGCTTTTAAAGATATTGAACTTTTTAATGAGCTTTCAAATTTAGGTTTTGCTTTGGGGACTGATTTTATCGTAGGGCATCCAGGAGAGAGCCAGGAGTTATGGGATGAGGCTCTAATAAATTTTAAAAAATTTCCACTCACTCATCTTCACGCTTTTATCTATAGCCCTAGAAGTGGCACTACTTCAGCACAGATGAAAATGGATGTAGATGGTATAACTGCGAAAAAAAGATTAAATATTTTAAAGGATATTGTTAGCGTAAATAATTTTGAATTTAGAAAAAAAGTCAAAACAGCTCTTGAAATTTTAGTTGAAAAGCAAGAAGCAAATGGGCTTTACGATGGATTTGATCAGTTTTATAACAAGATAAAGATCAAATCTAACAATGATATTTCAAAAGAGTGGATTAAAATCGAAAATTATGAGGTAAAAAGTGATGTCAATTATGCAGAAATTTGA